The sequence AATGCTTTAATGGCTGCAGATGCGGTTTCTTTAGGTGGATCTAAGAACGCTAGATATCCTTGTAAAATCAGTTCTCTTTCGTCTTCAACTGAATAGTCATCTAATTGATTATTGACTTCCTTATCCGCAATTGCTAACACGCGCAAACCATCTTCATTTAATTCGTTTACTGTTTTTAATACTTGTTTTTTTATTTTGGGTGTTATCGGAACAATCTCTCCGTGCTGATTGATATGCGTACATGCTTGCAGCATCTCTTCAACTGCTCCTTTAGTGATCAAGAAGCTTTGATTTGATCTTCTATTTTTAATCACCACACTCATTCTTCTACGGTTAAAGTCAAACGGAATTTCATCGATTTTAAAGTAGTCCTCTTCGTCAATGGATAATTCTTTTGATGTCGCTTCAATGATTGCTTTATCGATCAAATTACGAAGACCCGTTTGAAAATAACTATTTAAAAAGGCTGATTGCAACACTTCTCGATCTTCTTGACATGACGTATTGTAATGATATTCTAAAATCACCTTATCTTGGGTTAATGTCCCCGTCTTATCTGTACATAAAATATCCATGGCACCAAAGTTTTGAATGGCATTGACATTTTTCATGATCGTGCCCTCTTTTGCCATATCTCTAGAGCCTTTAACTAAATTAGTCGTAACAATCATTGGTAACATTTCTGGCGTAAGACCAACTGCTGTCGCAATCGCAAACATCAACGCTTCACTCCAATTGCCTTTTGTGATGCCATTGATCAAAAAAACTGCTGGTGTAATGACCATCATAAAACGAATCAACAACCAAGTCGTTTTATTCACACCTAATTCAAAGCTGGTTTTTTTCTCATCATCCGCTACATCTTGGGCAATTTTTCCAAATAATGTATTGTCACCCACACGAACGACTACACCTACTCCGCTACCACTAACTACATTACTTCCTAAAAATAGTAGATTTTCATAATCTGTTTGGTTATTATTGGTTGAAACAAAATTTTTAACTTTTTTTTCAACTGGGAAACTTTCACCCGTCATAGCTGATTGTGATACAAATAAGTCTTTTGCATGAATTAAACGAAGGTCTGCTGGAATCATATCTCCAGCTGAAAGTTTCACTAAATCCCCACAAACTACTTGATCCATAGGAATTTCCATTTCTTTATTTTCTCTAGTGACTGTTGCAGTGATTTGGATCATATTTTGTAGTTTGTTGACAGCGTTACTGGACTTCACCGATTGGACTAATGTCATAGTGCCACTCAATAAAACCATAACAAGCATGATCAAAACGCCGGCAATATCTTTTTCACTTGGCTCCGCATAGACATATTCGGTAAAAAACGAAATGGTTGCCAGAATCATTAATACCACAGTAAATGGTGTGACATAAGATTTTATTACAGTATAGACAATTGATTTCTTTTTATCATCCGTGATTTTATTGACGCCAAACTGTTCTTTTGAACGCTGGACTTCTCTGGCTTTCAACCCATCCCACGAAGAGGAAAAACTTTCTAAGACTTTATCAATAGATAGATTTGCTAATTTTTGATAAGCTTTTTCATGGATCATGTTCTTCATTTCTTTTTGCATCTGGATTATCCTCTTTTCTTTTCGTTGATTTCTGCTTGATCGAACTATCTTCTGGCACCTTAACCACATCCTTTCCACACAAAAAGAGCGCACTGAAAACTCAGCCCGCTTTTCCGTGAGTCTTCGTAATCGTTGAGTTTTGGCACTGTACAACGTAAAAAGCATCTGCTTTTAGCTACCTTAAGAAAAGCCTTCGTTCGACAATTCCTGTTCTACCCATTGGCGTCTCTCGACATTTTTGGGCAGTAGCCTGTGTTTGTATAGGAGCCTCACCTAACAAGAAGAATTACACTGTTATTCTAATGATTTATACTAGTATTTTATAGACTAAAAAAATTATACAGCTATAACTTTTTTTGAATGTAGTTTTAGTAGGTCTTTAGATTTATGCGAAATCATTAAGAAAAAAGAATATACTTATAAATAAAACTGAATAGTCTTTTTTTATGTTTTTATTTATGATAGTTGTATAAACGAACTTCCCAACTTCGTTTATGCATAAATCCATACTCCTTTTTACAAAGTAAACTCTGATAAATCCCACTTCGTCTTTCCTGCGAGGTGGGATTTATGGTCTCGAAGATTTTTATACCTGAATACCTAAAAAGGAATACCACTATAAGTAAAATGAAATAGTTTAACTTTGTCTTCAAGTCTATAATGAATGAGTAAATAACTTATTTACAGTGCATAAGCAAAAAAGTTCATCATTTTTTATCAGTTAGAATGTACTGATAGAAGCTCTTTCAATTGGTTTGCTATAACCAATTGAAGGGGCCTTTTCCTTTTTCATTTAATGTACTATTAATTTTTTATTTAGTTTTAAAAAAAAACAACTATTTCAGAAAAAATTATTTTATCTTGTAAGAGACGAGTTTTTTTATTCGAATGAAGGGGATGAGCAAATGAAACTAAAACATTTAGATTATTTTTTAGCATTATGTAAAAATAAAAGCTTCACAAAAACTTCAGAAGAATTAGGCATCTCTCAACCTTATTTAAGCACTCATATTCGAGAATTAGAGCAGGAATTGAATGCACAATTAATAACCAGAGATTACGGTAATAATACGTTAACACCTGAAGGGATGGTTTTAAAAAAAAGAGGGGAAAATATTTTTCACGAGTTTGAAATGGCTATTGATGAAATTAATCAGCTTGTTCATAGTGGCGAAACTGCACTTATCAGAATTGGAACTAATTTGGCTGACACTGATTATCTAATGGCGAAATTATTAACTGACTTTCACACGAACTATCCTTCTGTATCAATCGATTATTGCTATTATAACAATCTAGAAGAAGTTTTGGAAAAAGGAGAAATTGATATAGCAATCGGAATCCTCTCTGAAACAAATCCTAAGATAATGAGTGACTTAATTTTATCTGAATCATATGTGCTTTTTATCAGTAATAACAACAAATTTTCTGACTTAGATGAAGTCTCAGCGGAGCATTTACTTCAAATCCCACTAATAAATTATTCCAATCAAATTTATGAAAAAATAGTAATTGATTCTTGGATAGAAACAGCTCATCCTAAACTTAAATACAATCATCATTATGAACTACCTTCAACAATATCCATTTTAAACTTAGTCGATCAAGACTTTGGTGTAGCGCTTTTACCATACTCCTTAACAGATTCACTTCCTAATTACTTGAATGTTAATTCTGTTGAAATCATCGATGGGCCTTTTAGAAATATTTCCATTGGTTATGCCTCAAGTTTTACACGTTCTAAGACACATGACTATCTAATAAAGCAACTTCAATTTATCTTTTAATTTCCCATTGAAAGGAGCGCGAAATCATGGAATTAACTCATTTAAATTACTTTTTGGCCCTCTGCGAACAAAAACAATTTACTAGAGCCAGCGATATACTAGGCATCTCACAAGCTGCACTAAGTAAACAAATAAGAAATCTCGAAGATGAAATCGGCACTTCGCTATTTTATAGAAATGGTTCCGAATGTCAACCTACTCCAGCTGGAAAAATATTGGAAACACATTGTTGGCGTATCAAACAAGAAATGTACTATATTGGTGAAGAAATCAACGATTTATCTGATACAGCTGAATCTAACATTACAACGATCAATGTTTCACTCTTTTTAAATGATCTCGAATTCAAATTGAATGATACACTTTCTGCTTTGTTCCGTGAATATAAACAGTTGAGAGTAAATACGATTGTTTCAGACAATATTTTCAAGTCCCTTGAAACATTGGAAACCGATATTGGCATTGGTCCAGCTATAAAGAATGTACCTACAACGATAACTAAAATAGACATTTACTCCAATGAGTACAAAATTATCATGCGCAAAGAGCATCCTATTCTCGAACACCCAACCATCACCCTGGATCTACTTGAGAACTATCCATTTGTATTTTTCAATAAGAGATTCCTTGAGACAAAAACGATTTATGATTGGATGGATACTAATCTTCCTTCGAGGTCTCAAGAGTATGACATTCAAGTCGACACAACTGAATTAATCCTTTATATGGTAAGTAACACGAATACTTTTTCAATCGTTCCTCAGTATCTTGAGTGTCACTTAGATCATTTAGATATCGCCTCGATAAGCCATAATAGCCTGCCTACAAGAGTAATGTCCGTTTATTATCTTAAGAATAAATACATGAACACTCAATTAAAACAAGCATTATCTTCTTTTACAAATACTTCATTTTATTAATTCAAAGAAGCTGAGACATAACTCCAAAAAGTTATCACTCAGCTTCTTTTCGCTTAAAAAACTGGCGAAACCAACCACAACAAACAACTCAAAAAATAAATTAAGAACCATTACATCATTCTACTGTTTTTAGTTCAATGAAGGTTCATCTATCACTTTTTCTTTTTTGTAGTAGATTCTGATGTTTTTTTATCAGTCTCTTTAGAATCAGAAGTTTTGTCCTCTTTATTTTTACTAGATTCTAAAGAACTACTACTTTTTTTCACTTCGGAGGACGTCGGTGTTTCAGATTTATTTTTTTCCGTATTTTTCCCGCATCCTACTAAAGCTACTGAACACAGCAAGATAGTTGTACCTAAAACGATTTTTTTCATGGATTTCACCCTCCTAAAAATTAGTAAGCAAATATTTTTGCTTATCATTCATTATGACAGATTATAAAATACAAACCATCCTATAATAATTATAGTGCTATTCCGTATACTTAAAAACAATTGATAAACAAAAAAACTGAATAAGTTGCGATCTAAGCGTCGCAACTTATTCAGTCTATCAAACCTATCAACAGTTCTTATTCGAAAAATAATCAGCAGTATCTTGCTCGTCTTGTTTTAACTGTACAATCAAACTTTCTGCGCCATCAAATTTAACTTGATCACGTAAATAATGATTCCAACAAACAGTAACTTGCTCACCATAAATATCTTGATGAAAATCTAAAATATACACTTCTACGGTAAGATCGCGACCGTCACCAAACGTGTCATTATGTCCGATTGAGCCCATACCAATATGCCAATTGTTGCCTACTTGAATTTTCACAGCATAAACACCTATTCTAGGTAAACGCACTGTGCTTTTTACTTTGATATTGGCAGTCGGAAATCCCAATAACCGACCTCTAGCATCCCCGTGAACAACTGTCCCGTCTGTTTCATAGACATAACCTAACAATTCAGTAACACCTTCCATATTCCCATGTTCCATTAGCTCACGAATCCGTGTTGAACTGATTTTAGCACCATCTAACTCTTCTTTACCCACAGTAACAATCTCAAAGCGATCTTTAGCATATCCCGGTAAATGAGCAACATCTGCGATATCTTTAGGACCATAAGTATAATCAAAACCAGACACTGCCACTTTTGCGTGAAGGCCTACAATATATTGATCCACAAATTCTTGCGGGGCTAAATGAGCAAAAGCAGAAGTAAATTCAATCACATATAGAATATCTACCCCTTGTTTTTCCATCAATCGCTCTTTTTGTTCTAAGCTATTCAAATATTTCATATTCTCAGGTAGAACCTTTTGGAAAACGATAGATGGATGCTGGTTAAACGTCATTACTGCCAGCTTTAAGCCTTTTTCTTGTGCAATTTTTTTTGCTGTTTCAATTACTTTTTGATGCCCACGGTGAACCCCATCAAAAAAGCCTAATACCATAACGACCTCATCAGCCGGAATTTGGTCTAAGGTGTATGGATGTCGTATTGGAATGATTTGCATGATAAAACTTCTTTCTATTAATTATTTCTTAGTACCTTACTAGGTTTTAATATGTTCTGCTTTGTCGGATGTGCCATATATAAACTCACAACTTGGTCTTGATAAAATAGTGCGACTAAATCTTCGGGCATTTCGTTTAAAGATAACTCAGCTGGAGTCAAGCGAACACCATTTTTTACTTTTTGATAAAGTGCAGCGGATAAATCGATTCGCGGAAAATGCTCAATAGCTGTTTCGATCGGTAATAACGTTTCAGAAATCGTATTTTGTTCCATTAGTGCTGCAACTTGCGCCAACGTCAAACTTTGCTCAGCAGTCAAACCGCCACTTGCTGTGCGAGTTAAATCAGACATGTGCGCTGGAACCCCTAAAACAAGACCTGTATCTACAGACAACGTTCTAACATAGGTCCCTTTACCGCAAACTACTTTGAAGCGCCAGCTTTGTGTTCCTTTTTCTCTATCAAATTCTGGTTCATTCGTTCGTTCAAAAGAATAAATCATTGCTTTTCTCACTGGACGTTCGACTTCTTCCCCATTTCTAGCATACTCATAGAGGCGTTTGCCGTTGACTTTGACTGCCGAAAACATTGGCGGAATTTGAGTGATCTCGCCTGTCATCGTTTGAATTGCAGCATCAATTTCTTCTGTTGAAAAAGGTTTAGAGAGCGTAACACGTTCAACAGTTTCTCCACTGGCATCTTCCGTTGATGTAGAAAAACCTAGCGTGATTTGTCCTTCATAGGTCTTGCCAGAATCAACCATATATTCAATCACTTTCGTCCCTTTGCCGATACAAATAGGTAAAACACCAGAAACATCTGGGTCAAGTGTACCACCATGACCAATTTTTTTTGTATGTAAAATTTTCCTCAGTTTAAAAACACAGTCATGACTAGTCATGCCCGCTTCTTTCCATAAAGGTAAAATACCGTCCATTGTTTTCCTCCATTAGATTATTAACTCATATATTATAGCATAGAAGACAAAAAATATTCATTTTTTCAAAACTAGTTTTAATAGCTCTAAAGTAGAAGC is a genomic window of Enterococcus haemoperoxidus ATCC BAA-382 containing:
- the mgtA gene encoding magnesium-translocating P-type ATPase yields the protein MQKEMKNMIHEKAYQKLANLSIDKVLESFSSSWDGLKAREVQRSKEQFGVNKITDDKKKSIVYTVIKSYVTPFTVVLMILATISFFTEYVYAEPSEKDIAGVLIMLVMVLLSGTMTLVQSVKSSNAVNKLQNMIQITATVTRENKEMEIPMDQVVCGDLVKLSAGDMIPADLRLIHAKDLFVSQSAMTGESFPVEKKVKNFVSTNNNQTDYENLLFLGSNVVSGSGVGVVVRVGDNTLFGKIAQDVADDEKKTSFELGVNKTTWLLIRFMMVITPAVFLINGITKGNWSEALMFAIATAVGLTPEMLPMIVTTNLVKGSRDMAKEGTIMKNVNAIQNFGAMDILCTDKTGTLTQDKVILEYHYNTSCQEDREVLQSAFLNSYFQTGLRNLIDKAIIEATSKELSIDEEDYFKIDEIPFDFNRRRMSVVIKNRRSNQSFLITKGAVEEMLQACTHINQHGEIVPITPKIKKQVLKTVNELNEDGLRVLAIADKEVNNQLDDYSVEDERELILQGYLAFLDPPKETASAAIKALKNNGVSVKILTGDNELVTRSVCKEVGLGAEKMINGSALAKLSDTELEQTVNEYNIFTKVTPDQKTKIVKALKKNEQTVGFMGDGINDAGAMKVSDVGISVDTAVDIAKESADVILLQKDLMVLEKGIISGRRVFSNTMKYIKMTASSNFGNVFSVIPASIFLPFLPVAPIQSLFLNLIYDTSCMSVPWDNVDAEYVEKPKKWEAKSIGSFMRWFGPTSSIFDIVTYLFMYFIICPAILGGGFFSLTADKKLLFIAIFHAGWFIESLWSQMLVLHVLRTPKIPFLQSRASGILTLVTSIGILIGTILPFTNLGASIGFAPLPGNYFFYLIPTIVAYLLLVTMIKKIYMRKYQELL
- a CDS encoding LysR family transcriptional regulator, with product MKLKHLDYFLALCKNKSFTKTSEELGISQPYLSTHIRELEQELNAQLITRDYGNNTLTPEGMVLKKRGENIFHEFEMAIDEINQLVHSGETALIRIGTNLADTDYLMAKLLTDFHTNYPSVSIDYCYYNNLEEVLEKGEIDIAIGILSETNPKIMSDLILSESYVLFISNNNKFSDLDEVSAEHLLQIPLINYSNQIYEKIVIDSWIETAHPKLKYNHHYELPSTISILNLVDQDFGVALLPYSLTDSLPNYLNVNSVEIIDGPFRNISIGYASSFTRSKTHDYLIKQLQFIF
- a CDS encoding LysR family transcriptional regulator — its product is MELTHLNYFLALCEQKQFTRASDILGISQAALSKQIRNLEDEIGTSLFYRNGSECQPTPAGKILETHCWRIKQEMYYIGEEINDLSDTAESNITTINVSLFLNDLEFKLNDTLSALFREYKQLRVNTIVSDNIFKSLETLETDIGIGPAIKNVPTTITKIDIYSNEYKIIMRKEHPILEHPTITLDLLENYPFVFFNKRFLETKTIYDWMDTNLPSRSQEYDIQVDTTELILYMVSNTNTFSIVPQYLECHLDHLDIASISHNSLPTRVMSVYYLKNKYMNTQLKQALSSFTNTSFY
- the ribF gene encoding riboflavin biosynthesis protein RibF, encoding MQIIPIRHPYTLDQIPADEVVMVLGFFDGVHRGHQKVIETAKKIAQEKGLKLAVMTFNQHPSIVFQKVLPENMKYLNSLEQKERLMEKQGVDILYVIEFTSAFAHLAPQEFVDQYIVGLHAKVAVSGFDYTYGPKDIADVAHLPGYAKDRFEIVTVGKEELDGAKISSTRIRELMEHGNMEGVTELLGYVYETDGTVVHGDARGRLLGFPTANIKVKSTVRLPRIGVYAVKIQVGNNWHIGMGSIGHNDTFGDGRDLTVEVYILDFHQDIYGEQVTVCWNHYLRDQVKFDGAESLIVQLKQDEQDTADYFSNKNC
- the truB gene encoding tRNA pseudouridine(55) synthase TruB, whose protein sequence is MDGILPLWKEAGMTSHDCVFKLRKILHTKKIGHGGTLDPDVSGVLPICIGKGTKVIEYMVDSGKTYEGQITLGFSTSTEDASGETVERVTLSKPFSTEEIDAAIQTMTGEITQIPPMFSAVKVNGKRLYEYARNGEEVERPVRKAMIYSFERTNEPEFDREKGTQSWRFKVVCGKGTYVRTLSVDTGLVLGVPAHMSDLTRTASGGLTAEQSLTLAQVAALMEQNTISETLLPIETAIEHFPRIDLSAALYQKVKNGVRLTPAELSLNEMPEDLVALFYQDQVVSLYMAHPTKQNILKPSKVLRNN